Within the Thermococcus sp. genome, the region GAGAAGCCTCCTGTAGTCCTCGTAGGCCTCGTTGCTGAGCTTCTGCTCAAGAAGGGCCTCCTCACTCTTCCTAAAAATCCTCGAAAACAACCCACTATTCGGGGGCTCTTCCTCCATATTCATCATCGACCTCCGGAGATTCCTCGTTTTAAACTCTCACTCCAGTCTTTTAAGGATTTCCCATCGCCTTTCGTCGAAACGTCGGGAAGGCTTTTAAAATCCATCGCCCAAGCGGGGCCGATGAGGACGCAGGTCATAAAGCCGAGGATAAGGGAAATTCTCTCGAAGGAACTTCCACCTGAGCTGGTTGGGCTCCTCCCGAAACACTGGGTCAGGATAGGCGACGTCCTAATTCTGCCCCTGAGGAAGGAGCTTGAGCCCTACAAGGCGAGGATAGCCGAAGTTTACGCCGAAGTCCTCGGAGTAAAGACCGTCCTCAGGAAGGGCCACATTCATGGCGAGACAAGAAAGCCCTACTACGAGCTACTCTACGGCAGAGACACCGTTACGGTTCACGTCGAGAACGGCGTTAAGTACAAGCTCGACGTGGCAAAGGTAATGTTCTCTCCCGCCAACGTCAAGGAGCGCGTGAGAATGGCCAAGGTCGCAAAACCCAACGAGCTCGTCGTTGACATGTTCGCCGGAATCGGGCATTTGAGCCTGCCGATGGCCGTCCATAGAAAGGCCAGGGTTATAGCCATCGAGAAAGACCCCTACACCTTCCGCTTTCTCGTTGAAAACATCTGGCTCAACGGTGTTCAGGACCTTATGACGCCCTACAACATGGACAACCGCGACTTTCCGGCCGAGAACATAGCGGACAGGGTTCTGATGGGCTACGTGGTCACAACCCACGAGTTCATCCCAAAGGCTCTGAGCATAGCCAAGGACGAGGCGGTAATCCACTACCACAATACCGTGCCCGAAAGGCTGATGCCTGATGAACCCTTCGCGACCTTCAGAAGGGTTGCCAGAGACCACGGCTATGAGGCTGAGAAGCTCAACGAGCTGGTCATCAAACGCTATGCCCCTGGCGTCTGGCACGTCGTCGTTGATGTGAGGGTTTACAAGAAGTAAGTATCTGCAACCGATATAACACCTGCACCACTCATTCTTTCCGTTCTTCCTCAGTGGAGACCCATAGCGGTTCCCAGTCGTCACAAACGAAGTTCATGTGGACGGTCTTTATGTGCTTCCTGCATATCCCGTAACCCGGAAGGCACGAATCAATCGGCCCGAACCAGCGGCAGTTCTTGCAGGCTTTGAGCCCCTCCTCCATAGGACTCACCAACTGCCTCTGGTTGCCCGGCGTATTAAATTTTCTCAAAAAATCAGAGGAGGCGTTTGGCCTCCTCGTGAAGTTCAACCTTCTCAACGAGTGCCTTGAGGAACTCAAGGAGCTCGCGGGCGTTCTTTTCGGAGTAGGGCAGGAGCACGCTGAACATCCCCCAGAGGCGGGCGTGGTCTTCTAGCAGAGTAAGGGAGAGCGTAACGGTTCTGCTTGATTTTCCAAAGAGCCCGTCGCGGGTGCTCTTCAGGCGAACCTCATAACGTTTGCAGGTCTTCACAAAACCACCTCCCGTGCAAGCCCCAAAGGGGGCAAAAAAGAAAGCTCAGCGGAGCAGGGTTCTAATTTCCTCCTCGCTGAGGGCCCGCTCGATGTATTTGGCGAAGAGGTAAACGAGGAGGAAGACGTTCTCGGGAGTTAAGTCAATGGCCTCGTAGATGTAGCGGTCGTAGCCGTCAGCGATGATGAAGCGGAAGTTTTCTGCACCGAACTCCACCTCCACCCTGATGGGCCCGTCCACACCATCTAACTCAAGAACGTAGTAATCAAAATCCACTGCATACACCACAACCACCGCGCAGAAGAGTGCAGGAGCGCTCTTACATGGGGGTTTGTGAGTTTATAAAGCTTTCTGTTTCGGGGAACTAAAAGAAGTCGTGGGGAGCTTCGCCTGCTCCCCCTTAACAGCGGCCAAGTATTTCCACAACCGGGAACTAAAAAGTTTGAAAATGGAAAAACCCTCAGATTCCGGCCCCGATGTCCTCCGCGATGTCCGGTAGGTCCAAAGCTACCAGCTTGGCCTTGGTCGGGATTCCGTCCCTGCTCCAGCCCCTTGCCTGATAGTACTCATCCAGCATCCTGTCGAGCTCCCACGGCGGGACGTGGAGGCCTTTGCTGACTCCCTCCGGGATCGGCTCCCACATTATCCTGTACGGTAGGGTGTCGTCCTTCCTGCTGAAGCCCTCGCGGACGTTGAAGGCTCTGGCTATGTTCATTATCCTCTCGCCGACGGTTATTATCTCAGCGTCGCCCATACGCATTCCTGTTACGGCCTCGATAAGCTCCGGGAAGCCCTCAAGGTAGTACATGTGCCT harbors:
- a CDS encoding class I SAM-dependent methyltransferase family protein; translated protein: MRTQVIKPRIREILSKELPPELVGLLPKHWVRIGDVLILPLRKELEPYKARIAEVYAEVLGVKTVLRKGHIHGETRKPYYELLYGRDTVTVHVENGVKYKLDVAKVMFSPANVKERVRMAKVAKPNELVVDMFAGIGHLSLPMAVHRKARVIAIEKDPYTFRFLVENIWLNGVQDLMTPYNMDNRDFPAENIADRVLMGYVVTTHEFIPKALSIAKDEAVIHYHNTVPERLMPDEPFATFRRVARDHGYEAEKLNELVIKRYAPGVWHVVVDVRVYKK